ACTTGTGAAAGTAaatccctctccttttcttctccttcagtgCAGGCATACCAGCTTTTAAACTGGAGAGGAAGATCTAAATACCCTCCCTCCAGTTTCCTGTGGATCAAGTCCCAGAAATTTCTGATTGTGGTCAGGCTTCTGATTCTTTACCAGCTCTCTCTCCCCCTTGAAATGCAACAAGGATGTTAAGTGGATAGGCTCAGAGCGCGAAGCCTTCACCACTAACTCAAGGGAACTGTTTCCCAAGCAGTGGCAGTATTAGCTCCTGTTTCAGCTTCTCCCAGTGTTCAGCTGACAGCTTCTCAGGAAAGTGCTGATGGACCTCTGGCTTGCTGTGTGGACAGCTGTAATGTGCTTGTCATCCAGTTCCTCACTGGATTTGACTAGTGAGGAGAGGCTCTATGGTcctctttacatttttaatatcagtCCTGCAAAATGGCAGGAGGAATACAAATGCTTTTGGGAATCATTTTAGCTCCTCATCAAGCCACAGTGTGGGGAAATAGATGTTTGGCACCCTTGATGTTTATTCCCTCCCAGTTACAGGAGTCACATTAATTTGCTGAAGCTTCTTTAGTGGTTGTAATTTTTGAGTTCTTCTGTTTTTGCTGTTCTCAAAGCCTGGCTGGGGGTGGGGATCTTATTTACACTTTGGTTCACATTGCCTTTGATCAGCAAAGCAGCAAGGGAGGAAATAGCACTTTGAATAAAGAGCTGTCCCATGTCTGATGGTGACAGAGGGCAGAGAAGGGACTGGAGTAttggaggggatggagctgtTTGGGTGTTTGGCTTTCCTGGTGTGCCAGCAAAGGGCTTGGTGCTGCAAAAGGTGGGGGATGTCTGCAATGAGCCCAGGCTGAGATGAGTCATTAACAAATGACATGCACAGAGTACCTGGGGGAggcaaacagctctgcagcagctggttAATGAATCTGGCTTGAAGGAAAGAGTTAGAAGCTATTCCAGGAATGAAGCAGAAGGCAGGGTTGTTAACAGGCAAGGATGCAGGAGGTGCTGTGCTGTTTCAGAACAACAGATAAAGACTGTGTTGATGCCCTCTGACTACAGGAAGGGCAACAACTCAGAGGAGCGTTGTGTGAATCGGGCTGAACTGTGGGCAGTTTCAAGTGGGGAGTGCCCAGGGAGCTATGGGGTTGAGAGGGAAGTGGAAGCAGAGACAGATTTGATGCAAACTTCCATGGATTGCCTGTGCCTGCTGGAGGCACAGCTTGTCTGAGCACTGCTGGATGCTGCTCCCTGGTGCAGGACGAGCATCCTGCCCTGCTTTGGTTTATGGCAGTGatgggatgctccagctgcagctcgCTCCAAGATTGCAGCAGGACAGACTTTGAGCTATTGAACTTGTTTGCCTTTTCCACCCAGAGGGAGAGAAAGTGGATTGAAActgccttccctctgctcttcagGGCTTTATTGTCTAGCTTTGTGTTCTGCAGCTCCACTTGTACTAGTGCTTGTTTAATATGGAATTGGGCACTGAGCTGGAAAATGGAAGAGAGGATCTCAGCTGATTGCAGTGCTGGTAGGCTGCCCTAGCCCTAAAGCTGTGCTTCATGCTAACAAATGTCCCTGGCATTCCTGCCGAGACTTGGTTGATACCAGCTAACATCAGGCAATTCTGGAACATGATAAAGCAGTGCTGATGTcagtttttaacagaaaaaaaaaaaagtttcagattGAAATCTCTTCTTTTACTTCCCTTCTCACCTTCTTAGCTGTGTTGAATGCTAATTTACTCTTGTGttgagagcaggaggaaaaatcaGTGATGCTGACAGACCCTTCTGTCTTCAGATTTGAGACCTGTTCTGCAATTGGTCTTGTGCAGACTTAGGAAATCCCGTGGATGCTTGTGGAGCTGCTCTCAGGCTTGCAGGTCTCTCTCTGTGGATTGTGTACAGGAGTAGGATCTGCATAGCTGCTCTCCATAGTGAACCTGGGGAAAGTGAAGTTTTTGTTCTTTACAGAAGACAGTGGTAGAAAGAAATGGCCATTTTCCCACCAGCCCCAAAAAGTGAATTTTGCTGAACATCTTTCAGTTCCTGAAAGAATGTAAAAGGATGCAGACCCTAGAGGGTGTTTCTAGTTTTAATGTTCTTATCCTATGAGGGCAAAATGTGTTGGGTCAGCGTGTGTGAAGCAGACTTGTACTTACTCCTTGCAGGGAATACAGAAGAAACAGTGCCATTATCTTTGATAGCTGTATTAGAACATAAATCACATAGGTAAATCAGACTTTTCCTAAACTTTCACTTCTGCACAGATTTATATGAGTTCAGCTAAGGTAGGAACCACACAAAGCCCACCCCTGCACAGTAAAACAGTCCAAACTTGTGCATTTGTGGGGTTGTTGGTGCTGggaattgttattttttgtcTGAACCTGCTGCAAACTGCAGTGCAGAAAATCAACCTTGCTCTTTATTATTCTAAATAATGGGGAAATTGAGAAATCTAAGAGCCTGCCCCACAAATACAACACATTGAGATAGCCCCATCTCGGGCACCTGGTCACAAAgtttcctgttattttttttccaccccacTAAGTCCTCTGTAAGACCTGACCTGATGCAAGGGAACCAAAACCTGAGTCTGCAGGGCATATTTTTGTGTAATCTGAGAGAGTAACCCAGGGTCATCAAGAAAGGTAAATGAAAGTTTAGAGAGATCTCAGTTCCTACTTGTAACTCCAACCTTGTATTCTTAATATGGAATTTTAGCCTGACAGTCTGATTGAATTTCTCGGCAGAGTTTTTAGGAATATGTCACTGTTTCACTCTGCTCCATGGCGAAGGTCTGTGTCTCAGGGACTGTTGACATTTTGCTGATAGTTCCTCAAGTTTGGCCCTCCCACAGAGCTCTCAGAGGTAAGTGATTGTACTCTGTAAAGAGAGTGTGTGTTTACCCCCTAGCCTGGCCTGACCCTGCCTCTCACCATCCCCAAGGTGCTACTCCCCTGTCCGATTGCTCAGCCAGGCAAAGGAATGGGCAGAGCAGCACTTTGCTCCCTGGCTATGAATCCACAGGCATGGATGCTTCTTTGTGCAGTGTGTACATCTCATGTCATGCCCCACTGCAAATTGCCTGAGTGTGGTAGCTGTGACCACAGTTCTTTCTTGTTGATGAGAAAAGATGTTCCTGCTCTAGTGAACGTGCATACATACATACTGGAAATTCCAGGCAGTAATGGGATGCCATAAGGTCATTTAACAGTCCTGAAATACGTATTTCCCCACAGAGCACAAAAGAATTTGTGCCAGTAGTCTTTGCTTGCTGTAATTCGAGTAGAAGATGGGACACACTTGCACATCTCCAGATCCCCAAAGAGCCTTTGGAATACCTGTATCATTAGGGTGTTTTTTGAAATGCCCTAATCACACATGATACCTGTGTTTCTAGAAGAGCTGATTGTGGTGGGTAAGCAAAACCTGGCTCCATCAAGGATGAGCCTCTTTGTGAGTATTTGGAGCTTGTCTGACCATAGGCTGTATTTTCATGGATATGAAGTTTGGAAGTAGTGCTCTCTCACCTTTGAGACTCTTCCCAGAGATGCTGTTGATCTCACCAGCCCTCATGTTTCACTCACTGTCTCATGATTAGCACAGTCCTaaggctgctctgtgctgatgcAGTAAGTAACATCTCAGTGTTTCATTGTCACCTTCGCAGCTGTTAGAGGGCACCAGTTCCTTCAGGATCACCTGCCAGCTGTGATGCTGTACCTTTTACATCACGACTCTGAGATGACACCTCTCCTTGCTGGCAGACGAGCCAGGTGGGTAGGCATTGCTCCTCAGAGCTCTTCTGCATCTCAGGAGGCACAGGCTGTAGCCTGGTGTAGCATGAAGGAAGTCAAGGACAAGGACGGTGTTGTAAATAAggggcagagcacagagccagctctgctgcagctgcagagggcaACCTTGGGCAGATCAGTTCCTCTGCAGTTGCATTTCCCAGGACAGCCTCACTCCTGCCTGCTGACTATGACAAGGTTTTGGTCTCCTGGTTGGGCAGAGGTTGATTGCTGATGGAGTTGAAGAGGATGCGTGTGTGCAATAGGGGGGAAAACCTTACACCTTTTAAGCTTTTCCAGAAATCATCTTCCTTTTAAGTAGCATACCCTTCTTTTCCCCTGATGCAGATAAGGTGGTCCATTGTGAGACTATCAGCCTGGAGTATTATGGGTAATATACCAGGTTAATTATGGAGGGGGCAGGAAACATAGCCTGTGCAGTTTTCAACAATATCAAAGGGATGCTACCTAATGATTTTCCTATTAGCTCTTTTCCCATCCTGCCAGAGTTGCTGCAGAAGTGTCATTTACAAAGGCAGCTTGCAACTCATTACCCTGGATTTTCACTGTAGTTCTGCTCCAGAGAGTGTGGGCTTTTGCTGCATGCCCCAACCTAATGAATTGCCTGATTTGGTTAGTGCTGCCATCCCTTCTGACAAGGTTAGTTGCTGACTGACAGGAAAGGGCCTGAATTCAATTCCCTTCTTGTTTTTAACTCACGCTTGTGTCAGGTGCAGGCTCCCTCTGGAAGTTGCCCTGTGAtcccttctctttgtttttctgtgttctgaggGAAGCAGCCCAAGCTTGGAGAAGTCCTGGAGCAAGTGGCAGGGGCGTGTGTCTTGCTGCCCCTGGCAGTCCCTGCTCCATGCCTCAAGTCCCTTTCCAGATGGAAAATTCCTTtgctctcctgctctgggaCTCTGggcttctctttttcttcatagCTTTGGGATTTGCTGTCACCTGAGCTGGGCTTTGTAACCCTTCAGCAATAAGTACCTGGAAAAAGGTGCATGAATGGTACCAGGGAAGAACATGCAATATGGGCTGGGGGAACAGAACTGGTTTCCCAcacaagagaaaacaacagTGTCCCCACTGTGAGTGCTCCAAGGTTTGCTCCAGCCTGATTGGGCTTTGCCAGGTACTCGTACTACAGCGCTGGAGGAAGCTCTTTGTCCTTTTTCACTAGAGAGCTGCGTGCTTTTTCAGGCTGGGAGCCTATGGCTCAATTCTTGCTAGGAATTGctcctggagaggaaaaatcaAGGCTGTTCCTACGTCATGTCACAAGTGTTCCCATTTGGAAGCTGAATTGGCTGCTGCTCATTCAGCTGGTGGTGAACAGAAAATATGTAGGTCCCATGAGTGCTAATTTGACCTGAGTACGGACAGGGAACTCTGGGACTCCTGCTCCACTCACTTCCAGGTGTGTGAACACATCTCTGCTAAAGGCCATTGTCTGAGACTGTGGTTGAGATATCAGGTACCACCTCCTGAGGCTGCACTTCGCATCCAGAACAACTGTTGTTTACTTAGGCTGTCTGGGCTGGGATGTTTTCCAGCGCTGGCCATGGATCCCTTCATGGGATGTTGTGAGGATCTGACCTAGCTGGCCCACAGGGGAGGCAGTGATGAGAGATGAATTTGTTTTTGCTACACAAGATGCTTCCTTGCCTCTTAATTAGATTCCTGTGGCCTCTCTTTCTTGCTGCCCTTGTTTTCTACTGAGTCCCTGTCAGGGAGACCCAGCTGTGGTCATTTTGGGTGAGTGCTGTGTTCTAATGAGCCACTTCTGATTCCCATTCTTGCCTGTCCAGTGAAGCAGGAAAGTGCTCATCAGGGCTCTGAGAACTGACCTGCTACCAGGGCCACTCTCTGCCTGTCAGACCACTGATCTGGCTGTGCCATGGAGGTGCTGAGGTTGAGTGAATCTGAGCTTTCCCAAGTGTTTTTTCACCCCTAGTGCTGCCTTCCCTCTTGCACATCAGCTCCACCATGCATGGACATGATATTTCTGTTGTGCTGGTGTGAATCCACATCCTGAGGGACAGGGTGGCTTATCCCTGGTCAGACCAGAAGCAGCAAAGCTAGGAACCAAGCTGTTatcctctccctctgcagcaggagctctaGCTCTGATTGCACTTGTCTGCCAAAGCTAATGGCCTTTTGCCATACAGCTTTGCCCTTTCCTTGGGCTTGCTCTTTCCCAGGAAGCCCAGTGGATAGAAGGGACCTATGCTATGGCCTGTGCTTTTTCTCTTGGACAATGCTGCTgtggagaaacagaaatccaGACTGTACATGACCCCAGGCTGTGTTCTTCTATCTCCCAACCTTATCTTAGGTTCTGCCTCAGGTGGTCAAATTGTGTGGATTGAATTCTTGAGACTGAGTCACTGCCACTGTGTTGAGGTCAACCCCTCTGTCACTGGGCAGgtggttttatttcagctctGGCTTGCAGCAAAAAGCCAAAACTGGAAGGGGAATCGTCCCCTTGGTCCCAGCCTGTCACTCTGTGATGGTCACTATGGCTTCAAGCTCAAGGACCGGGACCCTGAACGGGACCTGCAGTACTGCCTTCTTACTCCTCTGTTCAGACCTGGCTATGCAAAGCCTGCACAGTAAGCAATTCCTTATTGTCCTTTAGGTTTCCTGGGTGGACAGTCCCCTCTAATGGGCATCTCTTTAGGAGCTCCTGATATAGCCCCTTCTTCCTTATAAAGATGTGTGGAGCTGGAAGGGCAACCTTCACAGGTGTACTTGCCTTACAGAGCCCTGACAGTAGGTTGTCATTCCCTATGAGAGCTGCCACATGcccatcctgcatccctccctgccagggtCTTGATTTTGTTCTCCATAGGCAACATCTAACGTGgtccatcagctgctgctccccatccAGCTGGACCCTGTGAGCGCTGCGAGGTGGATCCCTGTCTCTGATGGAGGCTGTGCTCATGCAAGGTCAGAAATGTGTCCTACTGATGATTGAGCTGTCGGGTTTCTGTATGAATCCTCTTGTTCTGTGCACCCAGGGTTCTGTCAGAGCTGGGGTGAGTCTGGCTGGAGGTTTCTATGGTTTCCTGGTGGTTGCTAAGGAAAAGGATCACTTTGCCTCTGGGTCTTGGTGACTTTCTTTTTGCCCTGTCCTAGGCACCGGAGCCCAGCAGAACATAATGCTCGTTGTTTCCCAGCCCACTACAATGGCCAGGGCATAATTTGTGACTCCTGTCACGGCTGGGCTGGGCACCTgccactctcttttttttctaagacCTCTTTGAAGAATGAGACCAAAGAGCCTTCAAGCAGGAGTTTGCATGTTTACTGCACTCCCTGCCCCCTCGCTTGCTGTTTCCTTTAGAGCTCCGAGTCATTTTAACAATTTATTTCATGCACTTTACATAGCAAGAAGCTGTAGCAACAGCTGTGTCCATGAATCCTTACAAGGCAGCTCTCAGTATATTTTGGTCTGTCTACGTATTGTCCCTGGCTCAGTTAAATAAATCTCTGCTGGAGGAAGGGACTTTACAGCTTAGTGGCAAAGGGTTGGTGAATGGGAATATCAACAAGACACTTAGTGGGCCTCTGGATCCTGGAATAGCAGTGCCTCCGGCACaaagctctgctcccaccagcGCAGCCGGGGGCCAGATCCAGCGTGGGCTTTTTGTTGCTGTCAGCAGGGACGGCGTCTCCATCCAGCACCAGCGATAGAGCTGTAGTTACGGGCTGAAGCTTGAACTAGAAGTTGTTAAAGCACGTGTAGGACAGACGCTGCCCTTGTCACACTGCTGTCGATCCAGGGCTCGGCTGCTAACAATGGTGGGCTCATTTCCACGGGTGCCATTTGGGATCTGGGCATGGATGTGCTGCCTGAGGCCATGTGCTCTCGcaaggagctcagctggggTCTGCAGAGTCTTGCAGCGCCAGGCAAGATTCAGTCCATCAAAGCATCACAGGATTGGGCACAAGTTTACTTTTGCATATGGGATCAAAGCTTAAAATATCAGCTGGCCTTTCTCTCACTCCTGACTTTTCTAAAAACATCTGAACAATTTCTTCTTTAGGTCTGTTAAAATCAATCAATCCGACATTTAAATTGTATGTGAATTTGATAAATAAAGACAGGTTACAAAATGCCAcatggaatgatttttttttaaagtttttcaaCTACTTAGGACAAAAAATGTTACAATGCTTGACTTTTCATTTAgttacataaataatttttttataaatatctcTTTATAAACAATATATAAATAGCTTTACaacataaatacatttatgcATGACATGAATTTACAAACAGCAACGTTATACAGCTGGATTCATCAGTCTCTTGGAAAAGCACTGTCCCTTGTCTCGGTGAGTGtttgtatatataatatatataagaTAGAGAgcacttgttaaaaaaataacaaaaccaaaacagttgGTGCCATGACTCCTCgtaccaaaaaagaaaaacacagccaCATCTTTTGCCGTTCCAAGGGGGTCTCTGCTTCTCTAGGTGTTGCCTGGGGGATGGCCGTGCCTGGCCGTGTGTTGTAGGAAAAAGTGGACTACAGATTCAAAGCCCTGTGAGAAACAAGAGCAAAGTGCCCGTTAGTACTTGCCATGCAGCACCCCTTACCCATCCCCAGCCAAAACCCCTCCTGAAGTAACCATGGCCTGAGGCTGGGGGATGCTGGATTCAGCAGAAGCCATTCCTGAGCTTTTTGGTTGTGCTGAAGCAAGGAGGGAAGTGCAGCCTTTGCTTTCTGGCTGGTGTtcagaggagaggctgagggaagcttctgctcctcctgcccttgTATCtattggagttttttttcttgttctgatgGGTTTAGTGAGAGAGGATGGGTGACCTGCCTGCATGGGGTATGTTGTTCCTCTTGGAGCCCTGAGCTGGCAATACTTGGTAATATTGAGGAGTATCTAAATGAGGGAGGAGAGAAACAGCACCCATCCCTCCAGGACAGGCCATAGACCAGCACTGGCATCCTGTAGGCATCTTTGGGCTGTGCTAGTcccatctctctgcagagcagcaggatgctAGATCCAGTCTCCTCTGTGCCCAGCTATGTCACTGCAGGGCCGGGCATGTCCCTGTGAatggagcagtgctgtgccatGGGAAGAAGTGGCCTGGGCTGCTATGGTGAGTTCTTCCTGAAGTTTGAGTTCAtctgtgtgtgtcctgctggCAGGGCCAGGCCAGAACGGTTCctcactgtccccagcacctgcagggagaCCTGGCAGGGGAGGCACTGCCATGTTTTTCCCAAACTATCACTTTGGTGAAGTGACACTCCTTCGCCCATTGGTTGCTACACAGTGGCTGTGAAGCACTGTGGAAAGAACTCCCAGTTTCCCATAACTTGCTTGGATACGAGGCTGCAGTTAGGAAAGTGCTACTCATGGCTGTCACCACACCTAGAAGACACCTGGGAAACTTGTGTATTGTTTTTCCTTGAATTGAAAGCAGTGGAGCATGTGAGACAGGAGCCTCGCTAACTCTCCAACTGCAGGCACACAGGGGGTACCCTGCCCTCCTAACACCTATGCATAGGACACCTAAGTGTGTCAAGCACAGGGAGCAACTGGGAACAAGTGGCTGCATCAgagctcctcctgcttcctccccaGAGCCTACGGGTGTACCACAAATTAGGGAGAATCCAGTTTAAGCTGCTGCGGGAGCAGCTGGGGTTTCTTGACCCTTCTTTGGGCCAACTTTGGGGTCCTCCTCTTTGCCCGCCGGCAAAGCCGGAGGTTGCGAGGGTCAGCGGGATGAACACCTGCCGTCCCGTCCGCTGGCATCTCGCGTTCGCAAGGCAGTGCATCTTCCGCATCCCCCGCGGTACCGGAGCGCAGCCCCCCGGCCCCATCCCGGCCCCATCCCGGCCCCATCCCGGCCGCGCGCTCACCGCCAGGGGTCCCTCAGCATCCGAGGCCGCTCATGGCGCCGATGCGATCCAGCTTGAGCCCGAAGCAGCCCTTGCCCAGGCCCTTCTTGTGGAGGCCCTTGTGGCGGCGGCCCGGCGGGTCCTGCAGCAGCCGCGCCCAGCCCGCCCGCGGCCGCGCCTCGGTCCGCGCCTCCCGCGCCTCCCGCGGGCccgagccgccgccgccgccgctgctccGCTCCTTCTCCCGCTCCTTCTCCCGCTCCTTCTCCCGCTCCGCCGCCTCGGGCGGacccgctgccgccgccgctgccgccgccgctgccgaCCCGCGGGAGGcctgtggggaggagagggtCAGAGCGCCGCCGTCCCCAGCGATCCCCATCAGTGTTGGGGACCCCCCGTAAGGGGCGCGCAGAGGGGTCGCTGTGTCCCCTCTGCGATGCAAACTCGCGATTGGGTCTGTGCCCGGCAGTGCAGTCCATCACCCCGCGGCTGTGCCCAGGGCATCTTCTCCCCTCCCTAAATCTGTGCTCCCTTCTCTGGGGTAAGAGCATCCCCCTGACCCACACCATAGCGGTGTCTTCCTGCCCCGGTCACTGCATATCCACACCGACCCTCCAAAGGGCTGGTGGTGCTGCATCCCTCAGCTGTGCTGCGGTCACCATCCTGTCGTCCCATCCCGTCCCGTCCTCCCCTGACCCATAATCCGAAGGGGCCTGAAAGCTGGCAGGTCCTTTCCTTTCAGACCATTTCGGTTACTGGATCCCTCACCAGTTTACAGACCTCTTCAGATTATGGGGAGGGgtcctgccccacagctccccCTGCACCCTGCCTTGCAGAGTGTCCCCAGCAGTGGTGGAGAGATCAGggctcctcctccctgctgctctctcccctAGTTAATGCTCTCTGTGTCCTCCCAATCCTCCAATTCTGACCCACAATTAGAGGGACACACCTCCTTCCTTACTGTCCCCCCATCTCTCAGGCCTTCCacctctctccctgctcagagctgctgcccaccaAGCCCTGGAAATGTTAATCCTCATTCATTTTCCCAACATCCCCCTGTATCACCACTTTTTCTTCAGCCCCCACCCCAGTGCCTTACAGGGACACTACCACTCTTATCCCACTGCTGTCCTGAGGCACTCCTCAGACCGTGTCCCCATCTCTGAGCCCAGATCTTGGGCAGTGCCACCCAGTGTCGGTGGCCTCGGGCACATCCCTCCTCAGCATCTCGGAACAACCAACACTCTCATTTGGGGCGCCCGTTCCCCATGGGACACGCGGGGAAGgggcacacagctctgtgccccTGCCCGGCCTGCGTGGCCAGGGCTGCCCGGCGGGCTCTGCTCTCGCCCCCTGTCCCACCGtgcacctgctgctgccccgCTCCggctctgctccccctcccccGTGCCCGGCACAGAGGGGTCCCCAGGGTGACTCCGGGGAGCAGACTGCCGCCCTCCCCTGCCCCGATCCCGCAGGCTACGGGGCACACCGcgtccctctccagcctttgGGTCGGGGCTGATGTCCCCGCACGTTCGGGACAGCCTGGAGAAGCAGGGAGTCCCCCTTGCAGTCAAACAGCCCGTGCGGAGAGAAGAAGCCCTCTTTGCACTGAATCTGGCACCCCACAGTCACCCCACGCCTCCCCCTGTGCCGCTAGGACTCTAAGCGGGACcgggagaggaggaagagccGGAGCAAGCTCCAGCCGTACCTTCTGTGGGAGCTGAGACGCCGGCTTCGCCTCCAGCCTGACGGAGAGCAGCGCGAGTAAAAGTCCACCAGCCAGCAAGGGTGAGATCTGCATCCTGCGGGGCCGAGCGGGAGGGGGCTCGGGGGGGCAGCGGGGAGCCGAGGGCAGCCCCGGGGAGAGGACGGGACCGACCGGGAAGTCAAAGTTCAGAGCGGAGCGCCGCGGTCCCTCCTGCCGCCTGCGAAGTGCCGAGCTAGTGAACTTGGGCTGCTTTCTGCTTCATTCATTTTATAACCCAACCTGCTCGGTGATGTCATCTAAATACCCAGGTCCAACCCGGTCTGCACTCCACAATAGCAGGAATTTAAAGGGGGGGTAGGGTGGGGGGTGGTATCCCCTCTCTCCTGACGGTAACAAATGACACAAGACAACCAGCTCCGGGAGCCGGAGACCCGAAAGGGAAAGCGGGGGGCATTTGGCTTGATGCCCCCGCCCTCCCCAAAACGCCCCCGGACCCCCTTGCAAGCTGACTGTCCTCCCCTTGCCTGCTGCCCCACGGCCCCTCCGCTCCCCGCACTGCCCTGCTGACCTCCTGCGGAAGAATTCTGGCCAGGCGGGGGGGGTGGTCCCGGTGCGGGATTCATCCCAAAAGACAAGAATGAGAgcagaaaacacctttttctttcNNNNNNNNNNNNNNNNNNNNNNNNNNNNNNNNNNNNNNNNNNNNNNNNNNNNNNNNNNNNNNNNNNNNNNNNNNNNNNNNNNNNNtttttttttttttttttcccccacatccAGGATTAAATCAGAAACAGTGCCTCCCAGGTCCCTGCCCGGCAGGAGCAGGGCCACTGCCCTCCGtgacagggacactggggacacaaagggatggagggagcagcagtgtgTCTTGAGGGCACCTAAGTGGGTCTCTTGGCTTGGGGGGCTGAcctgctgtctctgcttttgTGAGGATCTGGATGTTGTTCTGGCCCTAGAGATGGGGCTTTTCAAGCACCCTGGGGATGTCCCCTGCAAGGCACAGTCAGTGTCACAGGGTCCCTTTTGGGGACAGGACCTCACTGCCTGACCTACTGCAGGGCTGGCCTCCCTCTGACCTGCTCCTGGAGCTAGAGGGTACGCGAGAAAGATATGATCCTGGGATTAACCCCAGTGGATCACAGGGCCGCTGAGGAGGCCCCTTGCTCTCAGCCTTGCCCTTCCCTTGCTGGCAGGGTA
The Parus major isolate Abel chromosome 9, Parus_major1.1, whole genome shotgun sequence DNA segment above includes these coding regions:
- the NPPC gene encoding C-type natriuretic peptide, whose translation is MQISPLLAGGLLLALLSVRLEAKPASQLPQKASRGSAAAAAAAAAAGPPEAAEREKEREKEREKERSSGGGGGSGPREAREARTEARPRAGWARLLQDPPGRRHKGLHKKGLGKGCFGLKLDRIGAMSGLGC